One genomic window of Arachis hypogaea cultivar Tifrunner chromosome 8, arahy.Tifrunner.gnm2.J5K5, whole genome shotgun sequence includes the following:
- the LOC112707676 gene encoding probable receptor-like protein kinase At4g39110, whose protein sequence is MAIPLVVTVLLALASTITPRTTSAAFVPRDNYLIDCGSETGTTLPDGRTFKADPQANTYLQANDQNKVSIENGNNNPDLPNQLYSSARIFMQEAKYSFHLIQPGYHWVRLYFYPIKNNIFDLQKATFSVNAYKYVLLHSFNVNNNDKPILKEYLINANEPIFTLSFTPLKNSAAFINAIEIVSVPDNLLFDSGSNLFPVGDYSGLTNHAFQPVYRINNGGPLVTATNDTLGRNWENDEPYITVKNAAMSVVVPTNIIKYPTNNPNISPLIAPPTVYASATEMTNDSAVDQPNFNITWKFDVDTSFSYLVRLHFCDIVSKGLNELYFNVYINEKTAIPTLDLSSITQALATPYYRDFVVNATLMSQEGLKIQVGASLARGGSGNAIVNGIEILKISNSLDSLDGQFGLDGSNGGGSSYRGAVAGVGFAMMFGAFVGLGAMVIKWHKRPQDWQKRNSFSSWLLPVHAGDSTFMSKNASGKSNFSATMGLGRFFSLAELQEATNNFDKANIIGVGGFGNVYSGVIDDATQVAVKRGNPQSEQGINEFQTEIQMLSKLRHRHLVSLIGYCDENDEMILVYEYMPNGHFRDHLYGKNMVGPPLSWKQRLEICIGAARGLHYLHTGTAQGIIHRDVKTTNILLDENFTAKVSDFGLSKDAPMGQGHVSTAVKGSFGYLDPEYFRRQQLTEKSDVYSFGVVLLEALCARPAINPQLPREQVNLADWAMQWKRKGLLDKIIDPNLVGTINPESLKKYAEAAEKCLADHGVDRPSMGDVLWNLEYALQLQEAFTQEGKAEDETPAVPASASSPASAVLPPAAPASSNALDEAVPVPEGNNPPPETRAIDDHSGTLQFARFSLNGR, encoded by the coding sequence ATGGCTATCCCTCTGGTGGTTACCGTTCTCTTGGCCTTAGCCTCCACCATAACGCCGCGGACGACCTCGGCAGCCTTCGTCCCCCGAGACAACTACCTGATCGATTGTGGCTCGGAAACCGGAACCACCCTCCCAGACGGAAGAACATTCAAAGCAGACCCACAAGCCAACACTTACTTGCAAGCCAATGATCAAAACAAGGTGTCAATAGAAAATGGCAATAATAACCCTGATCTCCCAAATCAATTGTACTCAAGTGCAAGAATCTTCATGCAAGAAGCCAAGTACTCCTTCCATTTAATCCAACCGGGTTACCATTGGGTTCGCCTTTATTTCTACCCGATCAAGAACAATATCTTTGATCTCCAAAAAGCCACTTTCTCCGTTAACGCCTATAAATACGTTCTTCTCCATAGCTTCAATGTTAACAACAATGACAAGCCAATTCTCAAGGAGTACCTCATTAATGCAAATGAACCCATCTTCACGCTCTCTTTTACTCCGTTGAAGAACTCAGCTGCATTTATCAATGCCATAGAAATCGTATCCGTCCCGGACAACCTTCTATTCGACTCCGGCTCGAACCTTTTCCCGGTCGGCGATTACTCCGGCCTGACTAACCACGCTTTCCAGCCGGTTTACAGGATCAACAACGGCGGACCTCTTGTCACCGCTACAAACGACACTTTAGGACGGAATTGGGAGAACGACGAGCCTTATATAACGGTGAAGAACGCAGCCATGAGTGTCGTTGTACCTACAAACATTATCAAATACCCTACGAATAATCCAAATATCTCTCCACTTATTGCTCCGCCGACGGTTTACGCCTCGGCGACGGAGATGACTAACGACTCTGCAGTGGATCAGCCGAATTTCAATATAACTTGGAAGTTTGATGTGGATACTTCTTTTAGCTACCTTGTAAGGTTGCATTTCTGCGACATTGTAAGCAAAGGTTTGAACGAGCTTTACTTCAACGTCTACATCAACGAGAAAACCGCGATTCCGACGCTTGATTTGTCCAGCATTACGCAAGCCTTGGCGACTCCTTATTACAGAGATTTTGTTGTGAATGCGACGTTGATGTCTCAGGAAGGACTAAAGATTCAGGTGGGAGCATCGCTGGCGCGAGGAGGAAGCGGGAACGCGATCGTGAATGGGATAGAGATCTTGAAGATAAGTAACTCTTTGGACAGTTTGGATGGCCAATTCGGCCTTGATGGGAGCAATGGCGGTGGTAGCTCTTACCGCGGCGCGGTGGCCGGGGTTGGATTCGCGATGATGTTTGGAGCGTTTGTTGGACTTGGCGCCATGGTGATCAAGTGGCACAAGAGGCCTCAAGATTGGCAGAAACGGAACAGTTTTTCGTCGTGGTTGCTTCCGGTGCACGCCGGAGATAGTACCTTTATGAGCAAGAATGCGTCAGGGAAGAGCAATTTCTCTGCCACTATGGGTTTAGGCCGGTTCTTCTCTTTGGCGGAGCTGCAAGAGGCAACTAATAACTTCGATAAAGCAAACATTATCGGTGTTGGTGGATTCGGCAATGTGTATTCCGGCGTCATTGATGATGCGACTCAAGTTGCGGTGAAGAGAGGAAATCCGCAATCGGAACAGGGGATTAACGAATTCCAGACGGAGATTCAAATGTTGTCTAAGCTTAGGCACAGGCATTTGGTTTCTCTTATTGGATACTGCGACGAAAACGATGAAATGATTTTGGTTTATGAGTACATGCCTAATGGACACTTTAGGGACCATCTTTATGGCAAGAACATGGTCGGACCACCGCTTTCTTGGAAGCAAAGATTGGAAATCTGTATCGGAGCTGCTCGCGGTCTTCATTATCTTCACACCGGCACGGCACAAGGTATCATCCATCGCGACGTTAAGACAACTAACATATTGCTTGACGAGAATTTCACGGCCAAGGTTTCTGATTTTGGTTTATCAAAGGATGCACCTATGGGGCAGGGTCATGTCAGTACGGCGGTTAAGGGTAGTTTTGGGTATTTGGATCCTGAATACTTCAGGAGACAACAATTGACAGAAAAATCTGATGTCTATTCATTTGGAGTGGTGCTTCTTGAGGCCTTATGTGCAAGGCCTGCTATTAATCCTCAGTTACCCCGCGAACAAGTAAACTTGGCTGATTGGGCTATGCAATGGAAGAGAAAGGGATTGCTTGATAAGATCATTGATCCTAATCTTGTCGGCACCATTAACCCCGAATCGTTGAAGAAGTACGCCGAGGCGGCCGAGAAGTGCTTGGCTGATCATGGTGTTGATAGGCCTTCAATGGGAGATGTGCTTTGGAATTTAGAGTATGCTTTGCAGCTTCAAGAGGCCTTCACACAAGAAGGAAAGGCAGAGGATGAGACTCCGGCTGTCCCAGCCTCAGCCTCATCCCCAGCCTCGGCTGTTCTGCCTCCGGCCGCTCCTGCGTCTTCCAATGCCTTAGATGAGGCTGTCCCTGTTCCAGAAGGAAATAACCCCCCGCCCGAAACCCGGGCGATTGATGACCATTCTGGAACTTTGCAGTTTGCTAGGTTTAGCCTTAATGGCAGGTGA